Proteins from a genomic interval of Ralstonia wenshanensis:
- a CDS encoding LON peptidase substrate-binding domain-containing protein codes for MQEDIALSPFSPLPPLPTELPLFPLHTVLFPGGLLPLRIFEARYMDMVRTCLRDKTPFGVCLIERGNEVATIDGPTVPVDVGCIAHIVECDMEQLGLLMIKVRGTQRFKVLTFETTPNGLMRGTVEPIGTDVEDCKGELFDDCVGALRRIITTLGSREDGNVPMAEPYEWTSPSWVANRLCELLPVPLKAKQKLMELMDAGMRIEIVHRYMKQHHIL; via the coding sequence ATGCAAGAAGACATCGCTCTCTCGCCGTTCTCGCCGCTGCCGCCGCTGCCCACCGAGCTGCCGCTCTTTCCGTTGCACACGGTGCTGTTTCCGGGCGGCCTTCTCCCGCTGCGCATTTTCGAAGCCCGCTACATGGACATGGTGCGCACGTGCCTGCGCGACAAGACGCCGTTCGGCGTCTGCCTGATCGAGCGCGGCAATGAAGTCGCCACCATAGACGGCCCGACCGTACCGGTCGACGTTGGCTGCATCGCCCATATCGTCGAATGCGACATGGAGCAGCTCGGCCTGCTGATGATCAAGGTACGCGGGACGCAGCGCTTCAAGGTGCTGACGTTCGAGACCACGCCAAACGGCCTCATGCGCGGCACCGTGGAGCCCATCGGCACCGACGTGGAAGACTGCAAGGGCGAACTGTTCGACGATTGCGTGGGCGCCCTGCGCCGCATCATTACCACACTCGGCTCACGCGAAGACGGCAACGTCCCGATGGCGGAGCCCTACGAATGGACCAGCCCTAGCTGGGTCGCGAACCGGCTGTGCGAACTGCTGCCGGTGCCGCTCAAGGCCAAGCAGAAGCTGATGGAACTGATGGACGCCGGGATGCGCATCGAGATCGTCCATCGCTACATGAAGCAGCATCACATTCTGTGA